The proteins below come from a single Holdemania massiliensis genomic window:
- a CDS encoding substrate-binding domain-containing protein: protein MKKLFAFLASALMVLSLAACSNNGGGNNDTPTDNGGANTDKKVYNIGVSIYKFDDNFMTLYRKEIESYFKTLNTDEVEYQVTIQDGKGDMAEQTNQIDNFIAQDYDALIINLVQATSAATVIDKCEAANKPCIFINREPSEEDMKKFPGMITYVGADARQSGKYQGELIADLPNKGDLNGDGVLQYVMVVGDPENVDAKYRTEFSISQYEAVSGLKVEKLDEQRGDWDQAKGQEIVANALTQYGDKIEAVFCNNDAMALGAAQAITAAGRKVGEDIYLVGVDALAEAVDLVSTGGMTGTVLNDHINQSHKAVDCAVMAVNGDKLDAYYWIDYIKVTPENVDKYK from the coding sequence ATGAAAAAACTATTTGCTTTTCTTGCATCAGCATTGATGGTATTATCCCTTGCTGCATGCTCCAACAACGGCGGCGGTAATAATGATACCCCAACGGATAACGGCGGAGCTAATACCGACAAAAAAGTTTACAACATCGGCGTCTCCATCTACAAATTTGATGATAACTTCATGACGCTGTACCGGAAGGAAATCGAAAGCTATTTCAAAACGCTGAATACTGACGAAGTAGAATATCAGGTCACAATTCAGGACGGTAAAGGCGATATGGCTGAACAGACCAACCAGATTGATAACTTCATCGCTCAGGACTATGACGCTCTGATCATTAACTTAGTCCAGGCTACTTCTGCCGCAACCGTCATTGATAAGTGCGAAGCTGCAAACAAGCCATGCATTTTCATCAACCGTGAACCAAGCGAAGAAGATATGAAGAAATTCCCAGGCATGATTACTTATGTCGGCGCTGATGCTCGTCAGTCAGGCAAGTATCAGGGCGAACTGATCGCGGATCTGCCGAACAAAGGCGATCTGAACGGCGACGGTGTTTTACAGTATGTCATGGTTGTCGGCGATCCGGAAAATGTTGATGCGAAGTATCGTACAGAATTTTCGATTTCTCAATACGAAGCCGTTTCTGGTTTGAAAGTTGAAAAATTAGATGAACAGCGCGGCGATTGGGATCAGGCAAAGGGTCAGGAAATCGTAGCGAATGCTTTAACTCAATATGGTGATAAGATTGAAGCTGTCTTCTGCAACAATGACGCGATGGCTTTGGGCGCAGCTCAGGCAATCACAGCGGCAGGCCGCAAAGTCGGTGAAGATATTTATCTGGTCGGCGTTGATGCTTTGGCAGAAGCCGTTGACCTGGTTTCGACCGGCGGTATGACAGGTACAGTTCTGAACGACCATATCAATCAGTCGCATAAAGCAGTTGACTGCGCCGTTATGGCAGTAAATGGTGATAAGCTGGACGCTTACTACTGGATTGACTACATTAAGGTTACTCCGGAAAACGTTGATAAGTACAAATAA
- a CDS encoding LacI family DNA-binding transcriptional regulator encodes MSTIKEIAQRAGVSAAAVSRILNYDPTLKVAEQTRQRVFDEAKKLGYVKRKIKTKNNYNPIRIGIVQWYSIEKELNDPFYLSIRIGAESYLNQNNIEMIRSFRGDPDFLSKLSMLDGLICIGKFSNQEISEFRKLTDKVIFVDLYMPKIFVNTIVMDFRTAVLEGLEYLSGLGHTRIGFLGGIEHTSDGEVYFEQRFHCYQEFCRHKNWDNSRYVRRDQFTVESGYAMMLDLIAAHTVPTALFCASDAIAMGALRALHENNYLVPEDISILGFNNNQNTAYTNPPLTTIYAPARQMGELAAQFITQFATKDKIYPMQITLPCSLILRQSCTRPRSKTK; translated from the coding sequence ATGTCTACGATTAAAGAAATTGCCCAGCGGGCCGGCGTATCCGCAGCCGCCGTATCGCGGATACTCAACTATGATCCAACTTTAAAGGTTGCGGAACAAACGCGCCAACGAGTCTTCGATGAAGCGAAGAAACTGGGCTATGTCAAACGTAAAATCAAAACGAAGAATAATTATAATCCGATCCGGATCGGCATCGTGCAGTGGTATTCAATCGAAAAAGAACTGAATGATCCGTTTTACCTGTCGATCCGAATCGGAGCAGAAAGTTATCTAAATCAAAACAACATTGAAATGATCCGTTCCTTTCGCGGCGATCCGGACTTTTTAAGCAAGCTTTCAATGCTGGACGGTCTGATCTGCATCGGCAAGTTCTCCAATCAGGAAATCAGTGAGTTCCGCAAACTGACTGACAAAGTTATTTTTGTTGATCTGTATATGCCGAAAATATTTGTAAACACCATTGTCATGGATTTCCGCACCGCTGTCTTGGAAGGTCTGGAATACCTCAGCGGTTTAGGCCACACCCGAATTGGTTTTCTGGGTGGTATTGAACATACTTCCGACGGCGAGGTCTACTTTGAACAACGATTCCATTGTTATCAGGAATTCTGCCGGCATAAAAACTGGGATAACAGCCGCTATGTCCGACGTGATCAATTCACGGTTGAATCCGGTTATGCGATGATGCTCGACTTGATCGCCGCGCATACGGTCCCAACAGCTTTGTTCTGTGCCAGTGATGCGATCGCGATGGGCGCACTGCGGGCATTGCATGAGAACAATTACCTTGTACCCGAAGACATTTCAATCTTAGGTTTTAATAATAATCAGAATACGGCTTATACGAATCCGCCGCTGACGACAATTTACGCTCCGGCTCGGCAAATGGGCGAGCTGGCTGCCCAGTTTATCACGCAGTTTGCAACGAAAGATAAAATCTATCCGATGCAGATCACGCTGCCGTGTTCTCTGATTCTGCGCCAATCCTGTACTCGTCCGCGTTCAAAAACAAAATAA
- a CDS encoding signal peptidase II translates to MICGLAGCFCSLIDKIFWGGSLDFLQIPNLFVFDGKDVYLTLSEVFFVILALRHNQEISAREFIRFCTDQFHTWLHQNSVKNKD, encoded by the coding sequence ATGATCTGTGGTTTGGCTGGATGCTTCTGCAGCTTAATTGATAAAATATTCTGGGGCGGGAGCCTAGACTTTTTGCAGATTCCCAATCTTTTTGTTTTTGATGGAAAGGATGTTTATCTGACCCTTTCAGAGGTTTTCTTTGTTATCTTGGCGCTGCGTCACAATCAGGAAATTTCTGCCCGGGAATTTATTCGTTTTTGTACCGATCAGTTTCATACCTGGCTTCATCAAAACTCTGTTAAAAATAAGGACTAA
- a CDS encoding signal peptidase II produces the protein MFDQIIKLVIANRFMDCEFTLIDGWLRFYPIQNTQLSYGGQFLSLLSNPLLLIVINLIILFLYWGGYRFYKIKRKKNHHCCQNHHDLWFGWMLLQLN, from the coding sequence ATGTTTGATCAAATCATCAAGCTGGTGATTGCCAACCGGTTTATGGATTGCGAATTCACGTTGATTGATGGATGGCTGCGGTTTTATCCTATCCAGAACACGCAGCTTTCCTACGGTGGTCAATTTCTTTCGCTGTTGTCCAATCCATTGCTATTGATCGTGATTAATCTGATCATTCTTTTTCTTTATTGGGGAGGTTATCGATTCTATAAAATCAAGCGGAAAAAAAACCACCATTGTTGTCAGAATCATCATGATCTGTGGTTTGGCTGGATGCTTCTGCAGCTTAATTGA